The genomic region AGCCGCGCAATGTGCTGGCTCTGACGAGGCTGGGTTCGGCTTATTACGCCTTCGGGAAAAAAGAAAAAGGGATAGAGGTGTGGAGAGAGGCACTGCAATATGATCCCGGCAATCAGGACATACTGGAATTCATGAAGATCCCGCCGGAGACTTCCATAAAAGAAGTTTATGAGACCAGGCAGAGCGAAGAGTCCGGCGCGCTCTTAAAGATCAAAAAACTTTATCTTCAGGGCGCGGCCGCGGCGAAAAGAGGTGAGGCCGAGAAAGCCAAACTGCTGTTTAAGGAAGCGTCGGAAGTTGCCGGCGGCGGGGATGAAGGGGAAGAATACCGGCGCAAATCAGAAGAGGGCATTAAGGAAGCCCGCCGTAGTATCGATCAGGCGAACGAAAACACGCGAAGGCTTATGAAAGCCCATTATTCGGCGGGTATGTCTTATTATAAGAACGGCAGGTATTCCGAGGCCATTTCCGAATTCAGGAAGCTTCTCTCTATCAAGCCCGGGCATCAGCAAGCGCTTAAAATGATTGACTTATGCAGGCAAAAAATGGGAAAATAGCCGATATGCGCGCTTGT from Candidatus Omnitrophota bacterium harbors:
- a CDS encoding tetratricopeptide repeat protein → PRNVLALTRLGSAYYAFGKKEKGIEVWREALQYDPGNQDILEFMKIPPETSIKEVYETRQSEESGALLKIKKLYLQGAAAAKRGEAEKAKLLFKEASEVAGGGDEGEEYRRKSEEGIKEARRSIDQANENTRRLMKAHYSAGMSYYKNGRYSEAISEFRKLLSIKPGHQQALKMIDLCRQKMGK